Proteins encoded together in one Fimbriiglobus ruber window:
- a CDS encoding aldo/keto reductase has protein sequence MEYVRLGKSGMKVSRICLGCMSYGVPERGTHPWSLDEAASRPFIKQALDAGINFFDTANVYSDGTSEEIVGRALKEFARRDEIVLATKVHGPMRKDPNGRGLSRKAVLTEIDASLRRLGTDYVDLYQIHRWDYETPIEETLEALHDVVKAGKARYIGASSMYAWQFCKALYVADLHGWTRFVSMQNHYNLLYREEEREMSGLCAAEGIGVIPWSPLARGKLARPWQEGASTERAATDEFGKTLYAKTQDADRLVVDRVGEVAVARGVPQSQVALAWLLQKSVVTSPIVGATKPQHLDDAVAALAVKLSPDEVAKLEEPYTPHPVLGFA, from the coding sequence ATGGAGTACGTGCGGCTCGGGAAGTCCGGTATGAAGGTTTCCCGCATTTGCCTGGGGTGCATGAGCTACGGGGTGCCCGAGCGCGGCACCCACCCGTGGTCGCTGGACGAGGCGGCGAGCCGGCCGTTCATCAAGCAGGCGCTCGACGCGGGGATCAACTTCTTCGACACCGCGAACGTCTACTCGGACGGCACCAGCGAGGAGATCGTCGGCCGGGCGTTGAAAGAATTCGCCCGGCGGGACGAGATCGTCCTCGCGACCAAGGTTCACGGGCCGATGCGGAAAGACCCGAACGGCCGCGGTCTCTCCCGCAAGGCGGTCCTCACCGAGATCGACGCGAGCCTCCGCCGCCTCGGTACGGACTACGTCGACCTGTACCAGATCCACCGCTGGGACTACGAAACGCCGATCGAGGAGACGCTGGAAGCCCTGCACGACGTGGTGAAAGCCGGAAAAGCTCGGTACATCGGTGCCTCGTCCATGTACGCCTGGCAGTTCTGCAAGGCTCTTTACGTAGCCGACCTTCACGGATGGACGCGGTTCGTCTCAATGCAGAACCATTACAATCTGCTCTACCGTGAGGAAGAACGCGAGATGTCCGGCCTCTGTGCCGCCGAGGGGATCGGCGTCATCCCCTGGAGCCCGTTGGCGCGCGGGAAGCTGGCCCGGCCGTGGCAAGAGGGGGCGTCGACCGAGCGGGCCGCCACGGACGAATTCGGGAAGACGCTTTACGCCAAGACCCAGGACGCCGACCGGTTGGTGGTCGACCGCGTGGGCGAGGTCGCGGTTGCCCGCGGCGTCCCGCAATCCCAGGTCGCCCTCGCGTGGCTGCTTCAAAAATCTGTCGTCACGTCCCCGATCGTCGGGGCGACCAAACCGCAGCACCTGGACGACGCGGTAGCCGCGCTGGCCGTGAAACTGTCGCCCGACGAGGTGGCGAAGTTGGAGGAGCCGTATACGCCTCACCCCGTCCTGGGTTTTGCGTGA